A region of the Sander vitreus isolate 19-12246 chromosome 1, sanVit1, whole genome shotgun sequence genome:
CCGGTAATTTTAAGGCACTCTGGGGTTTTCTGTTGATTACTATACCTTTGggtttaaaataatatatagagagagagatagagagcgtgagagagagagagaggcaaaatGGAACAACTACACCTGCCATCCAACTTGTCACATCCCTGAAAGCATAACTGAACACACTCTGTAAGCAACAAACGGCACAAACACCCAGGAGGGGAGCTAATTTACCTGAcgtcctccccctcctccagtATTGACAGACAGATGGTGCATTTTTCTTCTGTGTCTTCATCTGCCCCCTCATCTTCATCTTGCTTACCATGCAGCTTTCTCTGTTTGTgagaaacatttggaaacatgATTTTTTATATGCAGCATCGACCGGTAGCTGCCTCATTACATAATATCCTATTAATCCACTCTTTGTGTAACACATTAAACTGCTCAACTTAAACACTTTGGTAACATTACAAGTACATATTACgtttgtttaaaaacaaattattgcCTATAAAGAGGTTAACAATATTTAGAACAAAcatttcaacagaaaacataaaaaattccTTTGGGGACAGAGAGAATGGTCATTTTGtcctgaaaacagaaaaaacattctATCTGTTGTCTCTAtgctaaacaaataaaaattatCCAAATCAAAAGTTATTCTAGAGCCGAATTCCCTGGACCCCAAGACTAATACTAACATCTACTGTACATGTGAGCAGAGACATGTTTCCAAATTGATTCGTTCATTATTTCTCACCGATTCTGGGGTTGCGTGCATATTTTTCCCAATAGATGCCCAAGCTTCAGGGGTTAACTGTTGGTCAATGTCTCTCTCCAACACCTTCTGTATTGGGTGGCAGGGTGTTAGATTGCTTGTTTAGATACATTTAGAAACTTCTAAGGAAACTTTTCCTCATCAATGTCTTCACAGCTGCAATCTAAAACACACTACAGTATTTAGCTAAACATCAGATGTTTGAAATGAGCACAAAAGACCACTGTGCACTCTGTCCCAGAATAAACTGTAACAGACATGCACAACTATTTACAGTATCTGCAAAAATCAATAAACAATATACACATAACTAATAATAGCTCATAAGTCCTCACCTTTTTGTACTTGTGTGGGTAAGTGCACCTCTCTATGGTTCCCTGAGAGGCTCCTCGGTTCACAGTCCCCAATCTTTCCTCTAAATGCAGCAGGTCCTGAGTGGATGCAGTATAAACAACCCGCTATGAGAATCAACATGTGAATCAAACCACCAACATTATGACCAATAGCCGATCTGCTCTACCAAATGGGTGACAGCTGCATCGAGTTAAACAAGACATTAAACTGAGCAAACTTTATCCACTGATGAAGGTTGTGAGATGTGGTTGAACACTCTGgaaaaaagctagtaagtggaccttgagttaggGCTGTCCAATTAATCGAATTTTGATTTCGGCTCCTCGCGATCGTGTACTGCGtgtttgcacattacattttgccaGTAAACTCTGATTTTGTCtagtgttctgaatgaaaaacaaaagttcaaacaggtaaagtattaagggaaattacacagttcaaggtgttttcactgttgatttgtttcattgtttcatcgtttttttaagttcaattaAATATGCACTTCCACTACAGCATTATATCCTACTTTCCCTATGACAGCTGGGGACTGTGTATTTTGAAAACAAATTAACTCTAATGTGTATACTGTTATAATGTGTCCTCATTATAACAGCATGAAAATAGTGATCAGTCATGCGGTGATGAGTCAATAAATTATAAAGTTAATATTAATGATGGCAGTGATGAATTAAACGGTAATTAATTTACTCTTTCAGTGCTTGAGCTGTGTCGGGACTGATAAAAACTAATTTAgcaactgtaaaataaaaaaataaaataaaaaacttgtAGTCCTCACCTCGTAGGTTCTTCCAAAGCCAGTCATTCTAGATGAGATGTACCGAATGTGCGGGTAGGTCACTTCAGATATGCCAGTGTGCTGTGGAGGGACAGAAGAAACATTtgggaaacattttattttaataatctcaGCATATCTGTTTCATAAACGAATACACTTCTGTGagtgagaaagggagggagCTCCCCGGAAGAAGAGAAGTAGAAGCCTTGCCCAGACAGGCTCCAAGATAACTTATCTTCTGCCTTCTGCTAcagaagtagaagtagaagcAAATTAATACAATACAGTTTCTGTCTTTTATTTGATATCTAGTGTGggcaaaagaaaatgctgtTGCACATTTTGAAACCGTCGGGAGCGTAGTTAGCACGCATTAGTAAGGAGGGCTAACTTGACCTGTTTACGATATTAagcaaacatttttgtcacccTGAACATCCCACCGAAACCCTGTTCGAATATCTGGCAGTTATATAACGCGTTACTTGATAGTctatttggggggaaaaaaggattGAGTATTCGTATTAAACTGCCAAATCTGATTTAACTGACAAAAGTCTGAGTCGGGTACAGCCTTAgaatcaaaacagtaaagttgatGGTCGGACAGCTTAACAAGCTGaaactcactataaagctcCGTAAAGCtgagaggagctgcagattgGAATGTTAACTCTTTGTAGGTTCATCATTATGAACGACTCTTTTCGCATATAGAAATATAGATCATCACCATATTAACTATACATTGTGTAAGCTGTAAGTGGCAATGGCAGTTCTAAAATTAAACCTGAGTTTTAACAAGATAATCTATTTTTAAAAGCAAATCAGAGGGGCCCTTTGAATGTGTTCATGTGGCAAATATGTAATGATGAAGGTCATGGATGTATACAAATTAAAACTAATGAACTCTGCCTAGACTTAATCACAAATTCATTTGCATATCCTTTGGTTCTACTTCTCTACCCCCTAATTCTGAGCATGCATGCTGTGATAAACTGTGGATATGCTCAAAGCATTTGcaaaacagcatcctgactTTATGTGCACTTGCATCGATGCTACAGAGGAGAACTGATTGTAGAAGACGACTAATGTTTGGATGTTTGAGGGTGAccaagaaaaaaagcaataacaTCAGGAAACTGTCGACTACATTTGCGCAGGATCTGTCTCAAGGCTTGTGGATTTGTTGAGTTTGCACTTGAAATGCCTGATGAGATACTATTAATTGCTAATACATTATTCATGTGGTTCACTAAACCATCCTTGAAATAACTGATGTTATAAATAAGGGGCCAACACTATTAATCACACTTCATTTAAAAGTGATTCTTTCCCATTTATGctaatgtatgcatgtgtgccgAGAGGTTCTCTCACCATGAAGGGGATGGGGAAGTGGTGCAGTCTGGGGGGAGGGTGGTAGTGGGGTAGGTGGGAGTGCAGGTGCCCTGAAGGGTACGGTGCCACAGTCACTCCAGCCTCAATGCCAAGCTCCCTGTTGACAAACACATAAGAAGTGAACTGTCATCATTACATCAAAACTTTCTCCAGATCTTAATCTGAACATAACAACAAGGAACCTTAGCGTTGCATTCAGCTGACATTAAAATGAAACCAGCAATATGCCAAACCTTAATGCCTCTGATACTGACCATGCTGTTCTCTGCTCAGGCTGGCGAGGGTGGGAAGACATAGTTTGTGGCACATGGATGTGGTGTCCATGGCCGTAGTTGGGGTGCATTCTGTGGGGGTGTGGAGGTGGACGTTCATGCGCTCGTCTGCACGGAAAGGAGAATTCAGGTTCACGGCTGGAGTTGTATCTTTTATGCTAATATGAATACTCAGGATGAGGAAAACACCAGCTGGGTGATGGAGGTACTCACGTCGGGTGCTGCATCATTCTGCGCCTCTGGACCTCCATCCTCTGCAGCATCTCGTGTTGATGGAGCCTCTGCACCGACGCCCCCAGTGCCGGCATATGGTGCGGCAGGGACTGGTGATCCGTAGGCAGGTGCTGGGCCAGTGGGGCACTTGAACCAGAGAGGTGGTGGGTAgacagaggagggggaggggcagGGGGCACAGCGTGGCCTGAGGGGTGAGACGGCAGTGGCGGATGAAAGGTGACAGTGTGGGGAATGACATAATCGCCTTGTGGAGGGGGCTGAGGTGTAAGTTGGGGGTTCCCATGGGAATGAGGACAGGCAGAGGAGGGCTGATGATGCAGTGAGCGTGCTAGAGAGCCATCTAGGTTTgaggaaagagaaaaggaaaaaaattaagCAAAACATCTTTAAATTCTAAAGGACGCTCTAtgattttgttattgttaaCAAAAGACCAAACCCAACAATGTGTGAGTCTCTCTCAATATTTTTCCAGCCcgtctgtggcactcagccccAAGTCTATTCATTCTTactgaaggaagaaaaaaaactggccacaaatatttactttttttttttacatttttaaaaaaggcattagtgagtatttacagcagcaggaaggTGCATTGTAGTGCCTGAGTTCAATGTAATAAAGAAACATGTCAGCTAGTACAATAATTTAGTAATTTCTGGATTCACTGCTTCCTCTTCTTGTCTTGTGTTAagtgtgatgtttttttcttggacaacaatggagctctacaGCACAGAGGATTAAGCCacatcaggctttggctacacaggtACAAATACTTGCTAATAGGATCAATTTGTTTTTTGGTGCTAATTTTGTGGTATTTGTTATCATTAATATAGAAGGTCACCAGACAGATCCTTGTTTACTTAATTACAAAAACTACAGAGTTCTACATGTGTACTTTATGCCAGCAGACAAACATCTCGGCTCATCACGTTAAAGATGATGCCTTTGTAGCactttatgttgttgttgttgacgaCACAAACCTTCTCTGTTCTCTGGCAAAGACAAAACAATCCGAGTTCACTACTGTGAGTCATCCACttaataaatattcatttattcttTTGTTTGTAGCTCTTCTTGGTGCAGACTTCCTTGCTACTTGTCCAAGCAGCAGTACAATGAGGAGGAGAGGCAGGCAAGAGAGAGGTGAACGTGGGCACCAGCAGCAACTAACTCTCTTACTACATCCCCTCCAGAGAACCTGGTCACATCGCTTTACTCTCCATACTGAGCTATTCTGAGTAGAATGAGCAATTAACTACTTCTGCTTGCTGGTACAGTTCCCACAGCACTTGGCACATTAACCACCAGGCTCTGTTAATTACTATTAGCATTAGGTTTTAGAAGTGCAGCTGTCTGCCAATTTTCACAAATACTACGGCACTGCAAAtgagttaatttttttaaatgcagtagCTGACACTTGaaagtccaactgaaattaaattgcattgtatttgtctgctacatcatacatacagtatctgcTCTTTAAATGACTTTCCCTTTGTTCTCCTTTGATAGAAAAATCTGAAACCAAAACGGAgaaatttgtattttatattttttggttTCATTCAACGGAATACCGTCCAGCGTCTGTCTTGTAAGTGATGGAGACCTTATTTCGATGCAGGCAATCAAATCTTGGTAAAGCAGTAATGTCAGTGTTTTATCTAGCTGTCACACAACACAAGAgccacacattttaaaacagaaaaaaatacatttaatcaaCACATTGACATTATCTTTTACTACAAAAAGGGATGACTAAATGtgatttcagttggactttaaAATTCTGATTTGAAAATCTAGTGGTGAATGTCAGGTTTCCTGTACTGCATTAAGGTGGTATACTCACAGGAGGGGTGCATGTAATGTCTGCAGGGCTGGGGTTGTGTTTGTGGCTGTGGCTGAGCCACCATGGAGGAGCTGAACGAGTCCACCACAGCTGGCTGGCTGGGCCCAGGGGTGGCCTGGGAAACGTAAGCAGGAGGCCGTGAGGTGGAGCCTGGGCAGCACGGGTCAAAGGCTGAGGTGCTGCCATGGAAACTAGCCCCATTGTTTCCTCCGCTCCGAACACTGCTGTTGCTCAGGTCCACTGGCAGAGTTTGCTGTGGAAGGAAGGCGGAGATGTTATAAAAAGAAGAGGGACACATTTCTACTGTGGAATGCTAAATGAGTCATGCACAATTCAAGCCATACAGTATACCATGTACAATTCTGTTTCCCTCAGTCTCAAGCTAAATGCTCTTTCAAGATACAGCGTGCATCATCATTAGTGACAAATGCTGGACCATGACCTTCACTAACTGAGGGGGTGGAGGGGAGGATGATGCATAGTGAAGCTTTGACAAAGTAAAGGAGGACGTTAGCACAGTATGAAATCATGGCTGCAAGACcatttaaaacactttaaaaaacttaaaatgtgaTCCTCTCACCTCATTTATACAGTTTTCATACTTGAAGTGAGACACAAAGCATTCATTCAGTTACTCCTCGTCCTAGATTCATTTTGTTGTGCTTTCAACACTACTTCTTGATCTTAATATTAGCCTCAAAACCAAAATAAgttcatacatttatttaaagacatttatctTTACAGAGAGGAATATTCTTCTTTCTCAGGAACAACTCGGTTCAAgctcacagttacacacattcacacctggaagctgcccagtacagcACACAGTCGGATCTGAGccgctccactggagcagttgggggttaaGGTCCTTGATTTTACTTTCCTCACCAAGATTTGTCCCGACAGTCCACAGATTGGACCAGCAACCTTCCAGTCACAAGCCTACACTATACTAAACTTAAAGTTTACATTTAATGAATCTGGTGGCCAAGGATACCACAGTGAAGTAGACAGCACAAACGGCAATAATTAAAAAAGCTATTGTATAACAACAGTATGTTGTTGTTGAATGCAGCATGGGCATACCTGGTCGTGGTAGTGGGCTGTgttgctactactactactgttgctgctgctgctgactccAGCGCAGGATGCGGGCAGAGCACTGGGTCGCTCCACGGGGCAGCTCGGCTCTTGAAAGGGCAGGGTGCCCGGGGGCTGTGGTGCTGGGTGATGCACATGGTGGATGAAGTGGTGAGCATTGCTGTGGCTGTGACCGTGCTGAGAGCCACTGGTCTGCTGAGAGGACGACGCCTGCAAGCAGCTTGAATGGGAGTGACTCAGGGACAGGTGAGTGGGGGAGGGGCCTCCACACGGAGAGTGCTGCTGACAGCAGGATGGGAGTCTGGGCATAGCCGTGCCGGCGTTTTCTCCTGTACCTGACAAACCTGGTCTGCTGTCATCTGATGAGAGTAAGATATATGAAAAATATACGATGAGACAGCAGGTTGGCATTTTAAAGGGCAaagaaaaaattgaaaattactACATAATATAGACCATTTCACAGTttaatatataaacatttttgGTAATAGTAGCAGCTGAAAGGAAGTCATTTTGAACCCAAGCTGCCTCAGAGCAAGAGAGACTAAATTAAATGGTTTACAGCAGCTGGTTTCAACATGCCATGTCCTGGCTTACCCTCTGTGGCTGTGCGAGTAGAGCCACTTGGCCTCTGTGTGTGCATACTTTCAGGTATTGAGCCTGGGCAGCTAGTGGAAGGGCCGGGGGCATCATTGAGCTCTGAGGTAGAGGCATGATgggaagatgatgaagaggacgACCTGACTGTTTGAGGGTGAATGCTGCCAGAGGTTGTTGGCACAACTGAGAGatctgtggagaaaaaaaaaaagtctgtgatAATTTAGAAAAGGAGGATTCATGACAGTGCTCAGAGCAGACATCTCCTTGACGAAACAACTTGTCTTTCATTTCTCGAGTTACTGACAGAAATGAGAATTTCTGATActaaaatgtttcatttataaatatttCATAATTAAATCTAAAAGGAGATgggtctgtatgtatgtgtgtgcgttttgtTTGTCAAATCATCCAGCTATTAATGAAATGTCTTTTATACTACATTAGTTTtcaaatacatacaatacatattattataataaata
Encoded here:
- the rnf111 gene encoding E3 ubiquitin-protein ligase Arkadia isoform X1, with protein sequence MKSEVPSEAPSRQEHLKEPLVNPEPMEAAKSFPNNMEVIGKAGSEFETLCESRHRPLRDTGTHRDSERTLPGRRKRKGQQAGPSDCSLKEGHISESSLAPQRPRVELLQHPSEDEHNHESSFSDCASSPSSSLRFGDSDTLSSEEEGEAGATGGQHKAPALTTGGAAGVGLRPVLGRTRGNRSHKWVRSEAEPVLLKRPCLSSRRPLHRKRFVKTAPAGGQRTQKQKERLLLQRKKREVIARRKYALLHSTSSSSEELSSDSSTPSSTEAEDELYVDVSSTSSQPNSATVATGGLDEDVVVIEATPAPAPAVPASEEINVTSTDSEVEIVTVGDGFRSRSVGLGRIWANSCSQNRLQEPRGRHRLSTVIQPLRQNAGEVVDLTVDEDDLSVVPTTSGSIHPQTVRSSSSSSSHHASTSELNDAPGPSTSCPGSIPESMHTQRPSGSTRTATEDDSRPGLSGTGENAGTAMPRLPSCCQQHSPCGGPSPTHLSLSHSHSSCLQASSSQQTSGSQHGHSHSNAHHFIHHVHHPAPQPPGTLPFQEPSCPVERPSALPASCAGVSSSSNSSSSSNTAHYHDQQTLPVDLSNSSVRSGGNNGASFHGSTSAFDPCCPGSTSRPPAYVSQATPGPSQPAVVDSFSSSMVAQPQPQTQPQPCRHYMHPSYGSLARSLHHQPSSACPHSHGNPQLTPQPPPQGDYVIPHTVTFHPPLPSHPSGHAVPPAPPPPLSTHHLSGSSAPLAQHLPTDHQSLPHHMPALGASVQRLHQHEMLQRMEVQRRRMMQHPTRAHERPPPHPHRMHPNYGHGHHIHVPQTMSSHPRQPEQRTAWELGIEAGVTVAPYPSGHLHSHLPHYHPPPRLHHFPIPFMHTGISEVTYPHIRYISSRMTGFGRTYEDLLHLEERLGTVNRGASQGTIERCTYPHKYKKKVLERDIDQQLTPEAWASIGKNMHATPESRKLHGKQDEDEGADEDTEEKCTICLSILEEGEDVRRLPCMHLFHQLCVDQWLLTNKKCPICRVDIEAQLSAES
- the rnf111 gene encoding E3 ubiquitin-protein ligase Arkadia isoform X2; protein product: MKSEVPSEAPSRQEHLKEPLVNPEPMEAAKSFPNNMEVIGKAGSEFETLCESRHRPLRDTGTHRDSERTLPGRRKRKGQQAGPSDCSLKEGHISESSLAPQRPRVELLQHPSEDEHNHESSFSDCASSPSSSLRFGDSDTLSSEEEGEAGATGGQHKAPALTTGGAAGVGLRPVLGRTRGNRSHKWVRSEAEPVLLKRPCLSSRRPLHRKRFVKTAPAGGQRTQKQKERLLLQRKKREVIARRKYALLHSTSSSSEELSSDSSTPSSTEAEDELYVDVSSTSSQPNSATVATGGLDEDVVVIEATPAPAPAVPASEEINVTSTDSEVEIVTVGDGFRSRSVGLGRIWANSCSQNRLQEPRGRHRLSTVIQPLRQNAGEVVDLTVDEDDLSVVPTTSGSIHPQTVRSSSSSSSHHASTSELNDAPGPSTSCPGSIPESMHTQRPSGSTRTATEDDSRPGLSGTGENAGTAMPRLPSCCQQHSPCGGPSPTHLSLSHSHSSCLQASSSQQTSGSQHGHSHSNAHHFIHHVHHPAPQPPGTLPFQEPSCPVERPSALPASCAGVSSSSNSSSSSNTAHYHDQQTLPVDLSNSSVRSGGNNGASFHGSTSAFDPCCPGSTSRPPAYVSQATPGPSQPAVVDSFSSSMVAQPQPQTQPQPCRHYMHPSYGSLARSLHHQPSSACPHSHGNPQLTPQPPPQGDYVIPHTVTFHPPLPSHPSGHAVPPAPPPPLSTHHLSGSSAPLAQHLPTDHQSLPHHMPALGASVQRLHQHEMLQRMEVQRRRMMQHPTRAHERPPPHPHRMHPNYGHGHHIHVPQTMSSHPRQPEQRTAWELGIEAGVTVAPYPSGHLHSHLPHYHPPPRLHHFPIPFMHTGISEVTYPHIRYISSRMTGFGRTYEDLLHLEERLGTVNRGASQGTIERCTYPHKYKKRKLHGKQDEDEGADEDTEEKCTICLSILEEGEDVRRLPCMHLFHQLCVDQWLLTNKKCPICRVDIEAQLSAES